Proteins encoded in a region of the Populus alba chromosome 13, ASM523922v2, whole genome shotgun sequence genome:
- the LOC118059374 gene encoding phospholipase SGR2 isoform X1, which produces MAGSKANPAVSEEILPDLLKNTPSNIARLEDVIENCKGRQKYLAQTRSPSDGGDVRWYFCKVPLAENELAASVPLTEIVGKSDYFRFGMRDSLAIEASFLQREEELLTSWWKEYAECSEGPLGQPTTSKKFNALENADSPEGGRAAQLHEVEEERVGVPVKGGLYEVDLVKRHCFPVYWNGENWRVLRGHWFARKGGLDWLPLREDVAEQLEIAYRSQVWHRRMFQPSGLFAARVDLQGSTLGLHALFTGEDDTWEAWLNIDASSFSNIVSLSGNEIKLRRGYSASHSAKPTQDELRQRKEEEMDDYCSQVPVQHVVFMVHGIGQRLEKSNLVDDVGNFRHITASLSERHLTSHQRGAQRVLFIPCQWRKGLKLSSEAAVEKITLDGVRGLRVMLGATVHDVLYYMSPIYCQDVINSVELIGITLLQVSNQLNRLYLKFLKRNPGYDGKVSIYGHSLGSVLSYDILCHQENLSSPFPMDWMYNEHPRSEESSLDTKHDLLTNLEGNNSNVVSEAKDIVDPVDEEMMTARSTLLQEKGLADDFSTILSPHVSDLDETASGSNFKQMGGKESLHEFVHDSSKECEGTEMKLDNPMSGVDNMEVEGSEDTGNKEKEINMLMEEIDFLKAKIAELESKCGGENANEKGKATENMPKQTISETLALGQDEAPKSYTPYIKYTKLEFKVDTFFAVGSPLGVFLSLRNIRIGIGKGQKYWAEENITEEMPACSQMFNIFHPFDPVAYRIEPLVCKEFISKRPVIIPYHKGGRRLHIGFQELTEDLAGRSQAIMNHLNFVKGKVLTVCQSRIAYSEEEEENSHEKEERTYGSIMMERLTGSEGRIDHILQDKTFKHPYLQAIGAHTNYWRDHDTALFILKHLHREIPEDPISPTESSGGTSKDKIGSTGWYDNSEAAEEELPLTFSDRMMARNFSRKAEKYMKSP; this is translated from the exons atGGCGGGTTCCAAGGCAAATCCGGCGGTTTCAGAGGAAATACTGCCTGATTTGCTAAAGAATACGCCGTCAAATATTGCAAGATTGGAGGATGTGATTGAGAATTGTAAAGGTCGTCAAAAGTATCTTGCACAGACTAGAAGTCCATCTGATGGTGGTGATGTTAGGTGGTATTTCTGTAAGGTGCCTTTGGCAGAGAATG AGTTAGCTGCCTCAGTCCCGCTCACTGAGATAGTGGGAAAGAGCGACTATTTTCGTTTTGGTATGAGGGATTCTCTTGCAATAGAAGCATCTTTCTTGCAG AGAGAAGAAGAGTTGCTCACTAGTTGGTGGAAAGAGTATGCAGAATGCAGTGAAGGCCCATTGGGTCAGCCTACCACCAGTAAGAAGTTCAATGCACTAGAAAATGCTGATTCTCCAGAGGGTGGACGAGCAGCTCAACTACATGAAGTGGAAGAGGAGAGAGTGGGTGTGCCTGTCAAGGGAGGACTGTATGAG GTAGATCTGGTGAAGAGACATTGTTTTCCTGTTTATTGGAATGGAGAAAATTGGCGTGTTTTGAGAGGTCATTGGTTTGCTCGTAAAGGAGGTTTGGATTGGCTCCCTCTTCGAGAGGACGTAGCTGAACAGTTAGAGATTGCATACCGGAGCCAG GTTTGGCACCGAAGGATGTTTCAACCATCCGGCCTTTTTGCAGCCCGTGTTGATCTGCAAGGCTCTACACTG GGACTTCATGCCCTTTTTACAGGAGAAGATGATACTTGGGAGGCTTGGCTCAACATTGATGCTTCTAGTTTTTCTAATATTGTTAGCTTGAGTGGGAATGAAATCAAGTTAAGGCGTGGTTACTCTGCATCTCACTCAGCAAAACCAACCCAG GACGAACTACGACAGCGGAAGGAGGAGGAAATGGATGATTACTGCTCACAG GTCCCTGTTCAGCATGTTGTTTTTATGGTTCATGGTATTGGCCAAAGATTGGAGAAGTCCAATCTTGTTGATGATGTTGGAAACTTCCGCCATATCACCGCTAGTCTTTCTGAACGACATCTTACTTCACACCAACGAGGTGCTCAACGAGTTCTTTTCATTCCATGCCAg TGGAGAAAGGGCTTGAAGCTTAGTAGTGAAGCTGCAGTTGAAAAGATTACTTTAGATGGTGTACGTGGTTTGCGTGTTATGCTGGGCGCAACAGTTCATGATGTATTGTACTACATGAGCCCCATCTATTGTCAAGACGTTATTAATTCG GTTGAATTGATTGGTATCACTTTGCTCCAGGTATCAAACCAATTAAACCGCCTGTACTTGAAGTTTCTTAAGCGGAATCCTGGTTATGATGGAAAG GTTTCGATATATGGTCATTCATTGGGAAGTGTCCTCTCATATGACATCCTGTGCCATCAAGAGAATCTATCTTCTCCATTCCCAATGGATTGGATGTATAACGAACATCCTAGGAGTGAAGAATCTTCCCTTGATACGAAGCATGACTTGTTGACCAATCTGGAGGGTAACAATTCCAACGTAGTCAGTGAAGCCAAGGACATAGTGGATCCTGTTGATGAAGAAATGATGACTGCACGATCAACTTTATTACAAGAGAAGGGGCTTGCTGATGACTTTTCCACAATCTTGAGTCCTCATGTGTCGGATTTGGATGAAACTGCGTCAGGTTCAAATTTTAAGCAAATGGGTGGAAAAGAAAGTCTCCATGAATTTGTTCATGACTCCAGTAAAGAATGTGAAGGTACAGAAATGAAGTTAGATAACCCAATGAGTGGTGTGGACAATATGGAAGTGGAAGGCAGTGAAGACACTGgcaataaggaaaaagaaattaatatgcTGATGGAAGAG ATTGATTTCTTGAAAGCTAAAATAGCAGAATTGGAATCCAAGTGTGGTGGTGAAAATGCAAATG AAAAGGGAAAGGCTACTGAAAACATGCCAAAGCAAACCATATCTGAGACGTTGGCACTTGGACAAGATGAAGCACCAAAGAGTTATACCCCTTATATAAAGTACACAAAACTTGAATTTAAG GTTGACACATTCTTTGCTGTTGGATCTCCTCTTGgagtctttctttctcttcgCAACATTCGGATTGGAATCG GTAAAGGGCAAAAATATTGGGCAGAGGAAAATATCACTGAAGAGATGCCAGCATGCAGTCAAATGTTCAATATTTTTCACCCATTTGATCCTGTAGCATATAG AATAGAACCTCTAGTCTGTAAAGAATTTATCAGCAAGCGTCCAGTTATTATTCCTTACCACAAAGGTGGAAGAAGGTTGCACATTGGGTTTCAG GAGCTTACTGAAGATTTAGCAGGTCGTTCTCAAGCAATAATGAATCATCTAAACTTTGTAAAG GGTAAGGTGCTTACAGTTTGCCAATCAAGGATTGCATATAGTGAAGAAG aagaagaaaattcccatgaaaaagaagagagaacatATGGCTCCATAATGATGGAGAGGTTAACTGGAAGTGAGGGACGAATAGACCACATACTTCAA GATAAAACATTTAAGCATCCATATCTGCAAGCCATTGGAGCGCACAC GAACTATTGGAGGGATCATGACACTGCACTCTTCATTTTAAAACACTTGCATAGGGAGATACCTGAAGACCCCATCTCACCTACAGAATCCAGTGGAGGCACCTCAAAAGATAAGATTGGTTCCACAGGCTGGTATGATAACAGTGAGGCTGCTGAGGAGGAACTCCCTTTGACATTCTCTGACAGAATGATGGCTAGAAACTTCTCGAGGAAAGCAGAGAAATATATGAAAAGCCCTTGA
- the LOC118059374 gene encoding phospholipase SGR2 isoform X2, whose protein sequence is MAGSKANPAVSEEILPDLLKNTPSNIARLEDVIENCKGRQKYLAQTRSPSDGGDVRWYFCKVPLAENELAASVPLTEIVGKSDYFRFGMRDSLAIEASFLQREEELLTSWWKEYAECSEGPLGQPTTSKKFNALENADSPEGGRAAQLHEVEEERVGVPVKGGLYEVDLVKRHCFPVYWNGENWRVLRGHWFARKGGLDWLPLREDVAEQLEIAYRSQVWHRRMFQPSGLFAARVDLQGSTLGLHALFTGEDDTWEAWLNIDASSFSNIVSLSGNEIKLRRGYSASHSAKPTQDELRQRKEEEMDDYCSQVPVQHVVFMVHGIGQRLEKSNLVDDVGNFRHITASLSERHLTSHQRGAQRVLFIPCQWRKGLKLSSEAAVEKITLDGVRGLRVMLGATVHDVLYYMSPIYCQDVINSVSNQLNRLYLKFLKRNPGYDGKVSIYGHSLGSVLSYDILCHQENLSSPFPMDWMYNEHPRSEESSLDTKHDLLTNLEGNNSNVVSEAKDIVDPVDEEMMTARSTLLQEKGLADDFSTILSPHVSDLDETASGSNFKQMGGKESLHEFVHDSSKECEGTEMKLDNPMSGVDNMEVEGSEDTGNKEKEINMLMEEIDFLKAKIAELESKCGGENANEKGKATENMPKQTISETLALGQDEAPKSYTPYIKYTKLEFKVDTFFAVGSPLGVFLSLRNIRIGIGKGQKYWAEENITEEMPACSQMFNIFHPFDPVAYRIEPLVCKEFISKRPVIIPYHKGGRRLHIGFQELTEDLAGRSQAIMNHLNFVKGKVLTVCQSRIAYSEEEEENSHEKEERTYGSIMMERLTGSEGRIDHILQDKTFKHPYLQAIGAHTNYWRDHDTALFILKHLHREIPEDPISPTESSGGTSKDKIGSTGWYDNSEAAEEELPLTFSDRMMARNFSRKAEKYMKSP, encoded by the exons atGGCGGGTTCCAAGGCAAATCCGGCGGTTTCAGAGGAAATACTGCCTGATTTGCTAAAGAATACGCCGTCAAATATTGCAAGATTGGAGGATGTGATTGAGAATTGTAAAGGTCGTCAAAAGTATCTTGCACAGACTAGAAGTCCATCTGATGGTGGTGATGTTAGGTGGTATTTCTGTAAGGTGCCTTTGGCAGAGAATG AGTTAGCTGCCTCAGTCCCGCTCACTGAGATAGTGGGAAAGAGCGACTATTTTCGTTTTGGTATGAGGGATTCTCTTGCAATAGAAGCATCTTTCTTGCAG AGAGAAGAAGAGTTGCTCACTAGTTGGTGGAAAGAGTATGCAGAATGCAGTGAAGGCCCATTGGGTCAGCCTACCACCAGTAAGAAGTTCAATGCACTAGAAAATGCTGATTCTCCAGAGGGTGGACGAGCAGCTCAACTACATGAAGTGGAAGAGGAGAGAGTGGGTGTGCCTGTCAAGGGAGGACTGTATGAG GTAGATCTGGTGAAGAGACATTGTTTTCCTGTTTATTGGAATGGAGAAAATTGGCGTGTTTTGAGAGGTCATTGGTTTGCTCGTAAAGGAGGTTTGGATTGGCTCCCTCTTCGAGAGGACGTAGCTGAACAGTTAGAGATTGCATACCGGAGCCAG GTTTGGCACCGAAGGATGTTTCAACCATCCGGCCTTTTTGCAGCCCGTGTTGATCTGCAAGGCTCTACACTG GGACTTCATGCCCTTTTTACAGGAGAAGATGATACTTGGGAGGCTTGGCTCAACATTGATGCTTCTAGTTTTTCTAATATTGTTAGCTTGAGTGGGAATGAAATCAAGTTAAGGCGTGGTTACTCTGCATCTCACTCAGCAAAACCAACCCAG GACGAACTACGACAGCGGAAGGAGGAGGAAATGGATGATTACTGCTCACAG GTCCCTGTTCAGCATGTTGTTTTTATGGTTCATGGTATTGGCCAAAGATTGGAGAAGTCCAATCTTGTTGATGATGTTGGAAACTTCCGCCATATCACCGCTAGTCTTTCTGAACGACATCTTACTTCACACCAACGAGGTGCTCAACGAGTTCTTTTCATTCCATGCCAg TGGAGAAAGGGCTTGAAGCTTAGTAGTGAAGCTGCAGTTGAAAAGATTACTTTAGATGGTGTACGTGGTTTGCGTGTTATGCTGGGCGCAACAGTTCATGATGTATTGTACTACATGAGCCCCATCTATTGTCAAGACGTTATTAATTCG GTATCAAACCAATTAAACCGCCTGTACTTGAAGTTTCTTAAGCGGAATCCTGGTTATGATGGAAAG GTTTCGATATATGGTCATTCATTGGGAAGTGTCCTCTCATATGACATCCTGTGCCATCAAGAGAATCTATCTTCTCCATTCCCAATGGATTGGATGTATAACGAACATCCTAGGAGTGAAGAATCTTCCCTTGATACGAAGCATGACTTGTTGACCAATCTGGAGGGTAACAATTCCAACGTAGTCAGTGAAGCCAAGGACATAGTGGATCCTGTTGATGAAGAAATGATGACTGCACGATCAACTTTATTACAAGAGAAGGGGCTTGCTGATGACTTTTCCACAATCTTGAGTCCTCATGTGTCGGATTTGGATGAAACTGCGTCAGGTTCAAATTTTAAGCAAATGGGTGGAAAAGAAAGTCTCCATGAATTTGTTCATGACTCCAGTAAAGAATGTGAAGGTACAGAAATGAAGTTAGATAACCCAATGAGTGGTGTGGACAATATGGAAGTGGAAGGCAGTGAAGACACTGgcaataaggaaaaagaaattaatatgcTGATGGAAGAG ATTGATTTCTTGAAAGCTAAAATAGCAGAATTGGAATCCAAGTGTGGTGGTGAAAATGCAAATG AAAAGGGAAAGGCTACTGAAAACATGCCAAAGCAAACCATATCTGAGACGTTGGCACTTGGACAAGATGAAGCACCAAAGAGTTATACCCCTTATATAAAGTACACAAAACTTGAATTTAAG GTTGACACATTCTTTGCTGTTGGATCTCCTCTTGgagtctttctttctcttcgCAACATTCGGATTGGAATCG GTAAAGGGCAAAAATATTGGGCAGAGGAAAATATCACTGAAGAGATGCCAGCATGCAGTCAAATGTTCAATATTTTTCACCCATTTGATCCTGTAGCATATAG AATAGAACCTCTAGTCTGTAAAGAATTTATCAGCAAGCGTCCAGTTATTATTCCTTACCACAAAGGTGGAAGAAGGTTGCACATTGGGTTTCAG GAGCTTACTGAAGATTTAGCAGGTCGTTCTCAAGCAATAATGAATCATCTAAACTTTGTAAAG GGTAAGGTGCTTACAGTTTGCCAATCAAGGATTGCATATAGTGAAGAAG aagaagaaaattcccatgaaaaagaagagagaacatATGGCTCCATAATGATGGAGAGGTTAACTGGAAGTGAGGGACGAATAGACCACATACTTCAA GATAAAACATTTAAGCATCCATATCTGCAAGCCATTGGAGCGCACAC GAACTATTGGAGGGATCATGACACTGCACTCTTCATTTTAAAACACTTGCATAGGGAGATACCTGAAGACCCCATCTCACCTACAGAATCCAGTGGAGGCACCTCAAAAGATAAGATTGGTTCCACAGGCTGGTATGATAACAGTGAGGCTGCTGAGGAGGAACTCCCTTTGACATTCTCTGACAGAATGATGGCTAGAAACTTCTCGAGGAAAGCAGAGAAATATATGAAAAGCCCTTGA
- the LOC118059374 gene encoding phospholipase SGR2 isoform X5, which yields MVVMLGGISVRCLWQRMREEELLTSWWKEYAECSEGPLGQPTTSKKFNALENADSPEGGRAAQLHEVEEERVGVPVKGGLYEVDLVKRHCFPVYWNGENWRVLRGHWFARKGGLDWLPLREDVAEQLEIAYRSQVWHRRMFQPSGLFAARVDLQGSTLGLHALFTGEDDTWEAWLNIDASSFSNIVSLSGNEIKLRRGYSASHSAKPTQDELRQRKEEEMDDYCSQVPVQHVVFMVHGIGQRLEKSNLVDDVGNFRHITASLSERHLTSHQRGAQRVLFIPCQWRKGLKLSSEAAVEKITLDGVRGLRVMLGATVHDVLYYMSPIYCQDVINSVELIGITLLQVSNQLNRLYLKFLKRNPGYDGKVSIYGHSLGSVLSYDILCHQENLSSPFPMDWMYNEHPRSEESSLDTKHDLLTNLEGNNSNVVSEAKDIVDPVDEEMMTARSTLLQEKGLADDFSTILSPHVSDLDETASGSNFKQMGGKESLHEFVHDSSKECEGTEMKLDNPMSGVDNMEVEGSEDTGNKEKEINMLMEEIDFLKAKIAELESKCGGENANEKGKATENMPKQTISETLALGQDEAPKSYTPYIKYTKLEFKVDTFFAVGSPLGVFLSLRNIRIGIGKGQKYWAEENITEEMPACSQMFNIFHPFDPVAYRIEPLVCKEFISKRPVIIPYHKGGRRLHIGFQELTEDLAGRSQAIMNHLNFVKGKVLTVCQSRIAYSEEEEENSHEKEERTYGSIMMERLTGSEGRIDHILQDKTFKHPYLQAIGAHTNYWRDHDTALFILKHLHREIPEDPISPTESSGGTSKDKIGSTGWYDNSEAAEEELPLTFSDRMMARNFSRKAEKYMKSP from the exons ATGGTGGTGATGTTAGGTGGTATTTCTGTAAGGTGCCTTTGGCAGAGAATG AGAGAAGAAGAGTTGCTCACTAGTTGGTGGAAAGAGTATGCAGAATGCAGTGAAGGCCCATTGGGTCAGCCTACCACCAGTAAGAAGTTCAATGCACTAGAAAATGCTGATTCTCCAGAGGGTGGACGAGCAGCTCAACTACATGAAGTGGAAGAGGAGAGAGTGGGTGTGCCTGTCAAGGGAGGACTGTATGAG GTAGATCTGGTGAAGAGACATTGTTTTCCTGTTTATTGGAATGGAGAAAATTGGCGTGTTTTGAGAGGTCATTGGTTTGCTCGTAAAGGAGGTTTGGATTGGCTCCCTCTTCGAGAGGACGTAGCTGAACAGTTAGAGATTGCATACCGGAGCCAG GTTTGGCACCGAAGGATGTTTCAACCATCCGGCCTTTTTGCAGCCCGTGTTGATCTGCAAGGCTCTACACTG GGACTTCATGCCCTTTTTACAGGAGAAGATGATACTTGGGAGGCTTGGCTCAACATTGATGCTTCTAGTTTTTCTAATATTGTTAGCTTGAGTGGGAATGAAATCAAGTTAAGGCGTGGTTACTCTGCATCTCACTCAGCAAAACCAACCCAG GACGAACTACGACAGCGGAAGGAGGAGGAAATGGATGATTACTGCTCACAG GTCCCTGTTCAGCATGTTGTTTTTATGGTTCATGGTATTGGCCAAAGATTGGAGAAGTCCAATCTTGTTGATGATGTTGGAAACTTCCGCCATATCACCGCTAGTCTTTCTGAACGACATCTTACTTCACACCAACGAGGTGCTCAACGAGTTCTTTTCATTCCATGCCAg TGGAGAAAGGGCTTGAAGCTTAGTAGTGAAGCTGCAGTTGAAAAGATTACTTTAGATGGTGTACGTGGTTTGCGTGTTATGCTGGGCGCAACAGTTCATGATGTATTGTACTACATGAGCCCCATCTATTGTCAAGACGTTATTAATTCG GTTGAATTGATTGGTATCACTTTGCTCCAGGTATCAAACCAATTAAACCGCCTGTACTTGAAGTTTCTTAAGCGGAATCCTGGTTATGATGGAAAG GTTTCGATATATGGTCATTCATTGGGAAGTGTCCTCTCATATGACATCCTGTGCCATCAAGAGAATCTATCTTCTCCATTCCCAATGGATTGGATGTATAACGAACATCCTAGGAGTGAAGAATCTTCCCTTGATACGAAGCATGACTTGTTGACCAATCTGGAGGGTAACAATTCCAACGTAGTCAGTGAAGCCAAGGACATAGTGGATCCTGTTGATGAAGAAATGATGACTGCACGATCAACTTTATTACAAGAGAAGGGGCTTGCTGATGACTTTTCCACAATCTTGAGTCCTCATGTGTCGGATTTGGATGAAACTGCGTCAGGTTCAAATTTTAAGCAAATGGGTGGAAAAGAAAGTCTCCATGAATTTGTTCATGACTCCAGTAAAGAATGTGAAGGTACAGAAATGAAGTTAGATAACCCAATGAGTGGTGTGGACAATATGGAAGTGGAAGGCAGTGAAGACACTGgcaataaggaaaaagaaattaatatgcTGATGGAAGAG ATTGATTTCTTGAAAGCTAAAATAGCAGAATTGGAATCCAAGTGTGGTGGTGAAAATGCAAATG AAAAGGGAAAGGCTACTGAAAACATGCCAAAGCAAACCATATCTGAGACGTTGGCACTTGGACAAGATGAAGCACCAAAGAGTTATACCCCTTATATAAAGTACACAAAACTTGAATTTAAG GTTGACACATTCTTTGCTGTTGGATCTCCTCTTGgagtctttctttctcttcgCAACATTCGGATTGGAATCG GTAAAGGGCAAAAATATTGGGCAGAGGAAAATATCACTGAAGAGATGCCAGCATGCAGTCAAATGTTCAATATTTTTCACCCATTTGATCCTGTAGCATATAG AATAGAACCTCTAGTCTGTAAAGAATTTATCAGCAAGCGTCCAGTTATTATTCCTTACCACAAAGGTGGAAGAAGGTTGCACATTGGGTTTCAG GAGCTTACTGAAGATTTAGCAGGTCGTTCTCAAGCAATAATGAATCATCTAAACTTTGTAAAG GGTAAGGTGCTTACAGTTTGCCAATCAAGGATTGCATATAGTGAAGAAG aagaagaaaattcccatgaaaaagaagagagaacatATGGCTCCATAATGATGGAGAGGTTAACTGGAAGTGAGGGACGAATAGACCACATACTTCAA GATAAAACATTTAAGCATCCATATCTGCAAGCCATTGGAGCGCACAC GAACTATTGGAGGGATCATGACACTGCACTCTTCATTTTAAAACACTTGCATAGGGAGATACCTGAAGACCCCATCTCACCTACAGAATCCAGTGGAGGCACCTCAAAAGATAAGATTGGTTCCACAGGCTGGTATGATAACAGTGAGGCTGCTGAGGAGGAACTCCCTTTGACATTCTCTGACAGAATGATGGCTAGAAACTTCTCGAGGAAAGCAGAGAAATATATGAAAAGCCCTTGA
- the LOC118059374 gene encoding phospholipase SGR2 isoform X3, producing MAGSKANPAVSEEILPDLLKNTPSNIARLEDVIENCKGRQKYLAQTRSPSDGGDVRWYFCKVPLAENELAASVPLTEIVGKSDYFRFGMRDSLAIEASFLQREEELLTSWWKEYAECSEGPLGQPTTSKKFNALENADSPEGGRAAQLHEVEEERVGVPVKGGLYEVDLVKRHCFPVYWNGENWRVLRGHWFARKGGLDWLPLREDVAEQLEIAYRSQVWHRRMFQPSGLFAARVDLQGSTLGLHALFTGEDDTWEAWLNIDASSFSNIVSLSGNEIKLRRGYSASHSAKPTQDELRQRKEEEMDDYCSQVPVQHVVFMVHGIGQRLEKSNLVDDVGNFRHITASLSERHLTSHQRGAQRVLFIPCQWRKGLKLSSEAAVEKITLDGVRGLRVMLGATVHDVLYYMSPIYCQDVINSVELIGITLLQVSNQLNRLYLKFLKRNPGYDGKVSIYGHSLGSVLSYDILCHQENLSSPFPMDWMYNEHPRSEESSLDTKHDLLTNLEGNNSNVVSEAKDIVDPVDEEMMTARSTLLQEKGLADDFSTILSPHVSDLDETASGSNFKQMGGKESLHEFVHDSSKECEGTEMKLDNPMSGVDNMEVEGSEDTGNKEKEINMLMEEIDFLKAKIAELESKCGGENANEKGKATENMPKQTISETLALGQDEAPKSYTPYIKYTKLEFKVDTFFAVGSPLGVFLSLRNIRIGIGKGQKYWAEENITEEMPACSQMFNIFHPFDPVAYRIEPLVCKEFISKRPVIIPYHKGGRRLHIGFQELTEDLAGRSQAIMNHLNFVKDKTFKHPYLQAIGAHTNYWRDHDTALFILKHLHREIPEDPISPTESSGGTSKDKIGSTGWYDNSEAAEEELPLTFSDRMMARNFSRKAEKYMKSP from the exons atGGCGGGTTCCAAGGCAAATCCGGCGGTTTCAGAGGAAATACTGCCTGATTTGCTAAAGAATACGCCGTCAAATATTGCAAGATTGGAGGATGTGATTGAGAATTGTAAAGGTCGTCAAAAGTATCTTGCACAGACTAGAAGTCCATCTGATGGTGGTGATGTTAGGTGGTATTTCTGTAAGGTGCCTTTGGCAGAGAATG AGTTAGCTGCCTCAGTCCCGCTCACTGAGATAGTGGGAAAGAGCGACTATTTTCGTTTTGGTATGAGGGATTCTCTTGCAATAGAAGCATCTTTCTTGCAG AGAGAAGAAGAGTTGCTCACTAGTTGGTGGAAAGAGTATGCAGAATGCAGTGAAGGCCCATTGGGTCAGCCTACCACCAGTAAGAAGTTCAATGCACTAGAAAATGCTGATTCTCCAGAGGGTGGACGAGCAGCTCAACTACATGAAGTGGAAGAGGAGAGAGTGGGTGTGCCTGTCAAGGGAGGACTGTATGAG GTAGATCTGGTGAAGAGACATTGTTTTCCTGTTTATTGGAATGGAGAAAATTGGCGTGTTTTGAGAGGTCATTGGTTTGCTCGTAAAGGAGGTTTGGATTGGCTCCCTCTTCGAGAGGACGTAGCTGAACAGTTAGAGATTGCATACCGGAGCCAG GTTTGGCACCGAAGGATGTTTCAACCATCCGGCCTTTTTGCAGCCCGTGTTGATCTGCAAGGCTCTACACTG GGACTTCATGCCCTTTTTACAGGAGAAGATGATACTTGGGAGGCTTGGCTCAACATTGATGCTTCTAGTTTTTCTAATATTGTTAGCTTGAGTGGGAATGAAATCAAGTTAAGGCGTGGTTACTCTGCATCTCACTCAGCAAAACCAACCCAG GACGAACTACGACAGCGGAAGGAGGAGGAAATGGATGATTACTGCTCACAG GTCCCTGTTCAGCATGTTGTTTTTATGGTTCATGGTATTGGCCAAAGATTGGAGAAGTCCAATCTTGTTGATGATGTTGGAAACTTCCGCCATATCACCGCTAGTCTTTCTGAACGACATCTTACTTCACACCAACGAGGTGCTCAACGAGTTCTTTTCATTCCATGCCAg TGGAGAAAGGGCTTGAAGCTTAGTAGTGAAGCTGCAGTTGAAAAGATTACTTTAGATGGTGTACGTGGTTTGCGTGTTATGCTGGGCGCAACAGTTCATGATGTATTGTACTACATGAGCCCCATCTATTGTCAAGACGTTATTAATTCG GTTGAATTGATTGGTATCACTTTGCTCCAGGTATCAAACCAATTAAACCGCCTGTACTTGAAGTTTCTTAAGCGGAATCCTGGTTATGATGGAAAG GTTTCGATATATGGTCATTCATTGGGAAGTGTCCTCTCATATGACATCCTGTGCCATCAAGAGAATCTATCTTCTCCATTCCCAATGGATTGGATGTATAACGAACATCCTAGGAGTGAAGAATCTTCCCTTGATACGAAGCATGACTTGTTGACCAATCTGGAGGGTAACAATTCCAACGTAGTCAGTGAAGCCAAGGACATAGTGGATCCTGTTGATGAAGAAATGATGACTGCACGATCAACTTTATTACAAGAGAAGGGGCTTGCTGATGACTTTTCCACAATCTTGAGTCCTCATGTGTCGGATTTGGATGAAACTGCGTCAGGTTCAAATTTTAAGCAAATGGGTGGAAAAGAAAGTCTCCATGAATTTGTTCATGACTCCAGTAAAGAATGTGAAGGTACAGAAATGAAGTTAGATAACCCAATGAGTGGTGTGGACAATATGGAAGTGGAAGGCAGTGAAGACACTGgcaataaggaaaaagaaattaatatgcTGATGGAAGAG ATTGATTTCTTGAAAGCTAAAATAGCAGAATTGGAATCCAAGTGTGGTGGTGAAAATGCAAATG AAAAGGGAAAGGCTACTGAAAACATGCCAAAGCAAACCATATCTGAGACGTTGGCACTTGGACAAGATGAAGCACCAAAGAGTTATACCCCTTATATAAAGTACACAAAACTTGAATTTAAG GTTGACACATTCTTTGCTGTTGGATCTCCTCTTGgagtctttctttctcttcgCAACATTCGGATTGGAATCG GTAAAGGGCAAAAATATTGGGCAGAGGAAAATATCACTGAAGAGATGCCAGCATGCAGTCAAATGTTCAATATTTTTCACCCATTTGATCCTGTAGCATATAG AATAGAACCTCTAGTCTGTAAAGAATTTATCAGCAAGCGTCCAGTTATTATTCCTTACCACAAAGGTGGAAGAAGGTTGCACATTGGGTTTCAG GAGCTTACTGAAGATTTAGCAGGTCGTTCTCAAGCAATAATGAATCATCTAAACTTTGTAAAG GATAAAACATTTAAGCATCCATATCTGCAAGCCATTGGAGCGCACAC GAACTATTGGAGGGATCATGACACTGCACTCTTCATTTTAAAACACTTGCATAGGGAGATACCTGAAGACCCCATCTCACCTACAGAATCCAGTGGAGGCACCTCAAAAGATAAGATTGGTTCCACAGGCTGGTATGATAACAGTGAGGCTGCTGAGGAGGAACTCCCTTTGACATTCTCTGACAGAATGATGGCTAGAAACTTCTCGAGGAAAGCAGAGAAATATATGAAAAGCCCTTGA